A genomic stretch from Falco naumanni isolate bFalNau1 chromosome 4, bFalNau1.pat, whole genome shotgun sequence includes:
- the MIOS gene encoding GATOR complex protein MIOS isoform X1, whose amino-acid sequence MSGSKPDILWAPHHVDRFVVCDSELSLYHIDSAVSSELKAGSLRLSEETTATLLSINSDTPYMKCVAWYPKYDPECLLAVGQANGRVVLTSLGQDHNSKSKDLIGKEFVPKHARQCNTLAWNPLDSNWLAAGLDKHRADFSVLIWDISSKYAPETAVATEKVRLSAGDPEAGLVVTKPLYELGQNDACLSLCWLPRDQKLLLAGMHRNLAIFDLRNTSQKIFVNTKAVQGVTVDPYFHDRVASFYEGQVAIWDLRKFEKPVLTLTEQPKPLTKVAWCPTRTGLLATLTRDSNIIRLYDMQHTPTPIGDETEPTIIERSVQPCENYIASFAWHPTSQNRMVVVTPNRTMSDFTVFERISLAWSPVTSLMWACGRHLYECTEEGKASSLEKDIATKMRLRALSRYGLDTEQVWRNHLLAGNEDPQLKSLWYTLHFMKQYTEDMDQKLTGNKGPLVYAGIKTIVKSSLGTTENLRHSRSGADRQADIIQYLSEERSLALQLCGWIKKGTDLDVEPFLNSLEQEGDWERAAAVALFNLDIRRAIQILNKGASSGKGDLNLNVVAMALSGYTDEKNSLWREMCSTLRLQLNNPYLCAMFAFLTSESGSYDGVLYENNVAVRDRVAFACKFLNDAQLNRFIEKLTNEMKDAGNLEGILLTGLTKDGVDLMESYVDRTGDVQTASYCMLQGSPSDVLKDERVQYWIENYRNLLDAWRFWHKRAEFDIHRSKLDPSSKPLAQVFVSCNFCGKSISYSCSAIPHQGRGFSQYGVSGSPTKSKVTSCPGCRKPLPRCALCLINMGTPVSSCPGGSKSDEKVDLSKDKKLAQFNNWFTWCHNCRHGGHAGHMLSWFRDHTECPVSACSCKCMQLDTTGNLIPAETVQA is encoded by the exons ATGAGCGGCTCCAAACCTGATATTTTGTGGGCCCCGCACCATGTTGACAGATTTGTTGTATGTGATTCGGAATTGAGCCTTTATCACATTGACTCTGCTGTAAGTTCAGAACTCAAGGCAGGGTCCTTGCGGTTGTCGGAAGAAACTACAGCTACGCTATTGTCAATAAATTCAGATACACCATATATGAAATGTGTGGCTTGGTATCCAAAGTACGATCCTGAATGTCTCCTTGCTGTTGGACAGGCCAATGGTCGAGTGGTACTTACTAGCCTTGGTCAAGATCACAACTCAAAATCTAAAGATTTGATAGGTAAAGAGTTTGTTCCCAAACATGCACGGCAATGCAATACTCTTGCGTGGAACCCACTAGATAGTAATTGGCTTGCTGCAGGGTTAGATAAACATCGGGCTGACTTTTCAGTATTGATCTGGGATATCAGCAGCAAATATGCCCCAGAAACTGCAGTTGCTACAGAGAAAGTAAGACTTTCAGCAGGAGATCCGGAAGCAGGACTGGTAGTAACAAAGCCACTATATGAATTGGGACAGAACGATGcttgtctctctctctgttgGCTTCCACGGGATCAGAAGCTGCTTTTGGCTGGAATGCATCGAAATCTGGCTATCTTTGATCTGAGGAACACAAgccaaaaaatatttgtaaacaCCAAGGCTGTCCAGGGAGTGACTGTCGATCCCTATTTCCACGATCGTGTAGCTTCCTTCTATGAAGGTCAGGTGGCCATATGGGATttaagaaaatttgaaaagccTGTTTTGACCTTGACGGAGCAACCAAAACCCTTAACAAAAGTTGCGTGGTGTCCAACAAGAACTGGATTATTAGCTACTTTAACAAGGGATAGTAATATTATTAGACTGTATGACATGCAGCATACTCCCACTCCTATTGGAGATGAAACTGAGCCAACGATAATTGAAAGAAGTGTCCAACCTTGTGAAAACTACATTGCTTCATTTGCCTGGCATCCAACAAGTCAAAATCGAATGGTAGTAGTGACTCCCAACAGGACTATGTCTGACTTCACAGTTTTTGAAAGGATTTCTCTCGCATGGAGTCCAGTAACATCCTTAATGTGGGCTTGTGGACGACATTTATATGAGTGtacagaagaaggaaaggctAGTTCCTTGGAAAAAGACATAGCAACCAAAATGCGGCTCAGAGCTTTGTCAAGGTATGGTCTTGATACTGAACAAGTTTGGAGAAATCACCTCCTGGCTGGAAATGAAGATCCTCAGCTGAAATCACTTTGGTACACTCTGCATT TTATGAAGCAGTATACTGAAGATATGGATCAAAAACTTACAGGAAACAAAGGTCCCTTAGTTTATGCTGGCATTAAAACAATCGTGAAGTCATCTTTGG GAACAACAGAGAACCTCAGGCACAGCAGGAGTGGAGCTGATAGACAGGCAGATATTATTCAGTATCTGAGTGAGGAGAGATCCTTGGCTTTGCAGCTCTGTGGGTGGATAAAGAAGGGAACAGACTTAGATGTGGAACCTTTCTTAAATTCATTGGAACAGGAAGGAGACTGGGAGCGAGCTGCTGCTGTAGCACTTTTCAACTTGGACATACGGCGAGCAATACAAATCCTGAATAAAGGGGCTTCCTCAGGAAAAG GTGATCTGAACCTTAATGTAGTGGCAATGGCTCTATCAGGCTACACGGATGAGAAGAACTCACTTTGGAGAGAAATGTGCAGTACTCTAAGACTGCAATTGAACAATCCCTACTTGTGTGCTATGTTTGCTTTCCTGACAAGCGAGTCTGGTTCATATGATGGTGTTTTG tatgaaaataatgtagCTGTACGAGACAGAGTGGCATTTGCTTGCAAGTTCCTCAATGATGCTCAG TTGAACAGGTTTATTGAAAAGCTGACTAATGAAATGAAAGATGCTGGGAATTTGGAGGGAATACTGTTAACAGGGCTGACAAAAGATGGAGTTGACTTGATGGAAAGTTACGTTGACAGAACTGGAGATGTCCAGACAGCAAGCTATTGCATGTTACAG GGTTCTCCATCAGATGTACTTAAGGATGAGAGGGTTCAGTACTGGATTGAGAACTACAGGAATCTCCTAGATGCTTGGAGATTTTGGCACAAACGTGCAGAATTTGATATCCATAGGAGTAAGCTGGATCCCAGTTCAAAACCTTTAGCCCAG GTGTTTGTGAGTTGcaatttctgtggaaaatcaATCTCTTACAGCTGTTCAGCTATTCCTCATCAGGGGCGAGGTTTTAGCCAATACGGAGTTAGTGGTTCACCAACCAAGTCAAAAGTTACAAGCTGTCCTGGCTGCCGTAAGCCCCTTCCTCGCTGTGCACTTTGCTTGATAAATATGGGAACACCAGTTTCCAGTTGTCCAG GAGGATCCAAATCAGATGAAAAAGTGGATCTTAGCAAAGACAAGAAGTTAGCCCAGTTCAACAACTGGTTTACTTGGTGTCACAACTGTAGGCATGGTGGACATGCTGGGCATATGCTTAGCTGGTTCAG GGACCATACTGAATGCCCGGTTTCTGCCTGCTCTTGTAAGTGTATGCAGCTGGATACAACAGGGAATCTCATTCCAGCAGAGACTGTCCAGGCgtaa
- the MIOS gene encoding GATOR complex protein MIOS isoform X3, translating into MSGSKPDILWAPHHVDRFVVCDSELSLYHIDSAVSSELKAGSLRLSEETTATLLSINSDTPYMKCVAWYPKYDPECLLAVGQANGRVVLTSLGQDHNSKSKDLIGKEFVPKHARQCNTLAWNPLDSNWLAAGLDKHRADFSVLIWDISSKYAPETAVATEKVRLSAGDPEAGLVVTKPLYELGQNDACLSLCWLPRDQKLLLAGMHRNLAIFDLRNTSQKIFVNTKAVQGVTVDPYFHDRVASFYEGQVAIWDLRKFEKPVLTLTEQPKPLTKVAWCPTRTGLLATLTRDSNIIRLYDMQHTPTPIGDETEPTIIERSVQPCENYIASFAWHPTSQNRMVVVTPNRTMSDFTVFERISLAWSPVTSLMWACGRHLYECTEEGKASSLEKDIATKMRLRALSRYGLDTEQVWRNHLLAGNEDPQLKSLWYTLHFMKQYTEDMDQKLTGNKGPLVYAGIKTIVKSSLGTTENLRHSRSGADRQADIIQYLSEERSLALQLCGWIKKGTDLDVEPFLNSLEQEGDWERAAAVALFNLDIRRAIQILNKGASSGKGDLNLNVVAMALSGYTDEKNSLWREMCSTLRLQLNNPYLCAMFAFLTSESGSYDGVLYENNVAVRDRVAFACKFLNDAQLNRFIEKLTNEMKDAGNLEGILLTGLTKDGVDLMESYVDRTGDVQTASYCMLQGSPSDVLKDERVQYWIENYRNLLDAWRFWHKRAEFDIHRSKLDPSSKPLAQVSEHH; encoded by the exons ATGAGCGGCTCCAAACCTGATATTTTGTGGGCCCCGCACCATGTTGACAGATTTGTTGTATGTGATTCGGAATTGAGCCTTTATCACATTGACTCTGCTGTAAGTTCAGAACTCAAGGCAGGGTCCTTGCGGTTGTCGGAAGAAACTACAGCTACGCTATTGTCAATAAATTCAGATACACCATATATGAAATGTGTGGCTTGGTATCCAAAGTACGATCCTGAATGTCTCCTTGCTGTTGGACAGGCCAATGGTCGAGTGGTACTTACTAGCCTTGGTCAAGATCACAACTCAAAATCTAAAGATTTGATAGGTAAAGAGTTTGTTCCCAAACATGCACGGCAATGCAATACTCTTGCGTGGAACCCACTAGATAGTAATTGGCTTGCTGCAGGGTTAGATAAACATCGGGCTGACTTTTCAGTATTGATCTGGGATATCAGCAGCAAATATGCCCCAGAAACTGCAGTTGCTACAGAGAAAGTAAGACTTTCAGCAGGAGATCCGGAAGCAGGACTGGTAGTAACAAAGCCACTATATGAATTGGGACAGAACGATGcttgtctctctctctgttgGCTTCCACGGGATCAGAAGCTGCTTTTGGCTGGAATGCATCGAAATCTGGCTATCTTTGATCTGAGGAACACAAgccaaaaaatatttgtaaacaCCAAGGCTGTCCAGGGAGTGACTGTCGATCCCTATTTCCACGATCGTGTAGCTTCCTTCTATGAAGGTCAGGTGGCCATATGGGATttaagaaaatttgaaaagccTGTTTTGACCTTGACGGAGCAACCAAAACCCTTAACAAAAGTTGCGTGGTGTCCAACAAGAACTGGATTATTAGCTACTTTAACAAGGGATAGTAATATTATTAGACTGTATGACATGCAGCATACTCCCACTCCTATTGGAGATGAAACTGAGCCAACGATAATTGAAAGAAGTGTCCAACCTTGTGAAAACTACATTGCTTCATTTGCCTGGCATCCAACAAGTCAAAATCGAATGGTAGTAGTGACTCCCAACAGGACTATGTCTGACTTCACAGTTTTTGAAAGGATTTCTCTCGCATGGAGTCCAGTAACATCCTTAATGTGGGCTTGTGGACGACATTTATATGAGTGtacagaagaaggaaaggctAGTTCCTTGGAAAAAGACATAGCAACCAAAATGCGGCTCAGAGCTTTGTCAAGGTATGGTCTTGATACTGAACAAGTTTGGAGAAATCACCTCCTGGCTGGAAATGAAGATCCTCAGCTGAAATCACTTTGGTACACTCTGCATT TTATGAAGCAGTATACTGAAGATATGGATCAAAAACTTACAGGAAACAAAGGTCCCTTAGTTTATGCTGGCATTAAAACAATCGTGAAGTCATCTTTGG GAACAACAGAGAACCTCAGGCACAGCAGGAGTGGAGCTGATAGACAGGCAGATATTATTCAGTATCTGAGTGAGGAGAGATCCTTGGCTTTGCAGCTCTGTGGGTGGATAAAGAAGGGAACAGACTTAGATGTGGAACCTTTCTTAAATTCATTGGAACAGGAAGGAGACTGGGAGCGAGCTGCTGCTGTAGCACTTTTCAACTTGGACATACGGCGAGCAATACAAATCCTGAATAAAGGGGCTTCCTCAGGAAAAG GTGATCTGAACCTTAATGTAGTGGCAATGGCTCTATCAGGCTACACGGATGAGAAGAACTCACTTTGGAGAGAAATGTGCAGTACTCTAAGACTGCAATTGAACAATCCCTACTTGTGTGCTATGTTTGCTTTCCTGACAAGCGAGTCTGGTTCATATGATGGTGTTTTG tatgaaaataatgtagCTGTACGAGACAGAGTGGCATTTGCTTGCAAGTTCCTCAATGATGCTCAG TTGAACAGGTTTATTGAAAAGCTGACTAATGAAATGAAAGATGCTGGGAATTTGGAGGGAATACTGTTAACAGGGCTGACAAAAGATGGAGTTGACTTGATGGAAAGTTACGTTGACAGAACTGGAGATGTCCAGACAGCAAGCTATTGCATGTTACAG GGTTCTCCATCAGATGTACTTAAGGATGAGAGGGTTCAGTACTGGATTGAGAACTACAGGAATCTCCTAGATGCTTGGAGATTTTGGCACAAACGTGCAGAATTTGATATCCATAGGAGTAAGCTGGATCCCAGTTCAAAACCTTTAGCCCAG GTAAGTGAGCATCATTAA
- the MIOS gene encoding GATOR complex protein MIOS isoform X2, translating to MSGSKPDILWAPHHVDRFVVCDSELSLYHIDSAVSSELKAGSLRLSEETTATLLSINSDTPYMKCVAWYPKYDPECLLAVGQANGRVVLTSLGQDHNSKSKDLIGKEFVPKHARQCNTLAWNPLDSNWLAAGLDKHRADFSVLIWDISSKYAPETAVATEKVRLSAGDPEAGLVVTKPLYELGQNDACLSLCWLPRDQKLLLAGMHRNLAIFDLRNTSQKIFVNTKAVQGVTVDPYFHDRVASFYEGQVAIWDLRKFEKPVLTLTEQPKPLTKVAWCPTRTGLLATLTRDSNIIRLYDMQHTPTPIGDETEPTIIERSVQPCENYIASFAWHPTSQNRMVVVTPNRTMSDFTVFERISLAWSPVTSLMWACGRHLYECTEEGKASSLEKDIATKMRLRALSRYGLDTEQVWRNHLLAGNEDPQLKSLWYTLHFMKQYTEDMDQKLTGNKGPLVYAGIKTIVKSSLGTTENLRHSRSGADRQADIIQYLSEERSLALQLCGWIKKGTDLDVEPFLNSLEQEGDWERAAAVALFNLDIRRAIQILNKGASSGKGDLNLNVVAMALSGYTDEKNSLWREMCSTLRLQLNNPYLCAMFAFLTSESGSYDGVLYENNVAVRDRVAFACKFLNDAQLNRFIEKLTNEMKDAGNLEGILLTGLTKDGVDLMESYVDRTGDVQTASYCMLQGSPSDVLKDERVQYWIENYRNLLDAWRFWHKRAEFDIHRSKLDPSSKPLAQENFFSTPVLKTKIRDVSSR from the exons ATGAGCGGCTCCAAACCTGATATTTTGTGGGCCCCGCACCATGTTGACAGATTTGTTGTATGTGATTCGGAATTGAGCCTTTATCACATTGACTCTGCTGTAAGTTCAGAACTCAAGGCAGGGTCCTTGCGGTTGTCGGAAGAAACTACAGCTACGCTATTGTCAATAAATTCAGATACACCATATATGAAATGTGTGGCTTGGTATCCAAAGTACGATCCTGAATGTCTCCTTGCTGTTGGACAGGCCAATGGTCGAGTGGTACTTACTAGCCTTGGTCAAGATCACAACTCAAAATCTAAAGATTTGATAGGTAAAGAGTTTGTTCCCAAACATGCACGGCAATGCAATACTCTTGCGTGGAACCCACTAGATAGTAATTGGCTTGCTGCAGGGTTAGATAAACATCGGGCTGACTTTTCAGTATTGATCTGGGATATCAGCAGCAAATATGCCCCAGAAACTGCAGTTGCTACAGAGAAAGTAAGACTTTCAGCAGGAGATCCGGAAGCAGGACTGGTAGTAACAAAGCCACTATATGAATTGGGACAGAACGATGcttgtctctctctctgttgGCTTCCACGGGATCAGAAGCTGCTTTTGGCTGGAATGCATCGAAATCTGGCTATCTTTGATCTGAGGAACACAAgccaaaaaatatttgtaaacaCCAAGGCTGTCCAGGGAGTGACTGTCGATCCCTATTTCCACGATCGTGTAGCTTCCTTCTATGAAGGTCAGGTGGCCATATGGGATttaagaaaatttgaaaagccTGTTTTGACCTTGACGGAGCAACCAAAACCCTTAACAAAAGTTGCGTGGTGTCCAACAAGAACTGGATTATTAGCTACTTTAACAAGGGATAGTAATATTATTAGACTGTATGACATGCAGCATACTCCCACTCCTATTGGAGATGAAACTGAGCCAACGATAATTGAAAGAAGTGTCCAACCTTGTGAAAACTACATTGCTTCATTTGCCTGGCATCCAACAAGTCAAAATCGAATGGTAGTAGTGACTCCCAACAGGACTATGTCTGACTTCACAGTTTTTGAAAGGATTTCTCTCGCATGGAGTCCAGTAACATCCTTAATGTGGGCTTGTGGACGACATTTATATGAGTGtacagaagaaggaaaggctAGTTCCTTGGAAAAAGACATAGCAACCAAAATGCGGCTCAGAGCTTTGTCAAGGTATGGTCTTGATACTGAACAAGTTTGGAGAAATCACCTCCTGGCTGGAAATGAAGATCCTCAGCTGAAATCACTTTGGTACACTCTGCATT TTATGAAGCAGTATACTGAAGATATGGATCAAAAACTTACAGGAAACAAAGGTCCCTTAGTTTATGCTGGCATTAAAACAATCGTGAAGTCATCTTTGG GAACAACAGAGAACCTCAGGCACAGCAGGAGTGGAGCTGATAGACAGGCAGATATTATTCAGTATCTGAGTGAGGAGAGATCCTTGGCTTTGCAGCTCTGTGGGTGGATAAAGAAGGGAACAGACTTAGATGTGGAACCTTTCTTAAATTCATTGGAACAGGAAGGAGACTGGGAGCGAGCTGCTGCTGTAGCACTTTTCAACTTGGACATACGGCGAGCAATACAAATCCTGAATAAAGGGGCTTCCTCAGGAAAAG GTGATCTGAACCTTAATGTAGTGGCAATGGCTCTATCAGGCTACACGGATGAGAAGAACTCACTTTGGAGAGAAATGTGCAGTACTCTAAGACTGCAATTGAACAATCCCTACTTGTGTGCTATGTTTGCTTTCCTGACAAGCGAGTCTGGTTCATATGATGGTGTTTTG tatgaaaataatgtagCTGTACGAGACAGAGTGGCATTTGCTTGCAAGTTCCTCAATGATGCTCAG TTGAACAGGTTTATTGAAAAGCTGACTAATGAAATGAAAGATGCTGGGAATTTGGAGGGAATACTGTTAACAGGGCTGACAAAAGATGGAGTTGACTTGATGGAAAGTTACGTTGACAGAACTGGAGATGTCCAGACAGCAAGCTATTGCATGTTACAG GGTTCTCCATCAGATGTACTTAAGGATGAGAGGGTTCAGTACTGGATTGAGAACTACAGGAATCTCCTAGATGCTTGGAGATTTTGGCACAAACGTGCAGAATTTGATATCCATAGGAGTAAGCTGGATCCCAGTTCAAAACCTTTAGCCCAG gaaaactttttttccactccCGTGTTGAAAACCAAAATCAGAGATGTATCATCCAGGTGA